In Kitasatospora sp. NA04385, a single genomic region encodes these proteins:
- a CDS encoding TetR/AcrR family transcriptional regulator, which yields MPKAPTPRERVRAEFTREIKDAARRHLAEHGPAGLSMRTLAKDVGLVSASALYRYYPGRDALLTALIADAYDALGDAADAAADPFDGADHLGRWLAVCRAVRAWALAHPHEFALVHGSPVPGYTAPEDTTGPGTRLPLLIGRLFQEAAAAGAYRPVGDPAVPPAARAALAPLLDRLPPGTPDHLVVSALAAWSDLLGALSLELFGHLARITADPEAYFDHLAHRTGALLGLTGPTAP from the coding sequence ATGCCGAAGGCCCCCACCCCCCGCGAACGGGTCCGCGCCGAGTTCACCCGCGAGATCAAGGACGCCGCCCGCCGCCACCTCGCCGAACACGGGCCGGCCGGGCTCTCCATGCGGACGCTGGCCAAGGACGTGGGCCTGGTCTCCGCCTCCGCGCTGTACCGCTACTACCCGGGCCGGGACGCCCTGCTGACCGCGCTGATTGCCGACGCCTACGACGCGCTGGGCGACGCCGCGGACGCCGCCGCGGACCCCTTCGACGGCGCCGACCACCTGGGCCGGTGGCTGGCCGTCTGCCGGGCCGTCCGGGCCTGGGCGCTGGCCCACCCGCACGAGTTCGCGCTCGTCCACGGCTCCCCCGTGCCCGGCTACACCGCCCCCGAGGACACCACCGGGCCCGGCACCCGGCTGCCGCTGCTGATCGGCCGGCTGTTCCAGGAGGCCGCGGCGGCCGGCGCCTACCGCCCGGTCGGCGACCCGGCCGTCCCCCCGGCGGCCCGGGCCGCGCTCGCCCCGCTGCTGGACCGGCTGCCCCCCGGCACCCCCGACCACCTGGTGGTGTCCGCGCTGGCCGCCTGGAGCGACCTGCTGGGCGCGCTCTCGCTGGAGCTGTTCGGCCACCTGGCCCGGATCACCGCCGACCCGGAGGCGTACTTCGACCACCTGGCGCACCGCACCGGCGCCCTGCTCGGCCTGACCGGCCCGACGGCCCCCTGA
- a CDS encoding NAD-dependent epimerase/dehydratase family protein gives MSKHLVVGAGPIGSTTARLLAERGEEVVVVTRTAATTRPLDGIRRLHLDAADTDALSAAATGAAALYNCANPPYHRWARVWPPLAASLLTAAERSGAVLATVSNLYGYGAPDGPMGPESPLRPNSVKGEVRAAMWREALAAHEAGRVRATEVRGSDYLGRGVTGALDGRAFGRALAGRTVQVLGDPDAPHSWTAPEDAARLLITAAADRRAWGRAWHVPSNPPRSQRQVVADLCAAAGRPAPAVTAIPRPVLALLGLASPVIRAVRETAYQFERPFVVDDTATREAFGLAPVPWERIVAELVP, from the coding sequence ATGAGCAAGCACCTGGTCGTCGGCGCCGGACCGATCGGTTCCACCACCGCCCGGCTCCTCGCCGAGCGCGGCGAGGAGGTCGTGGTCGTCACCCGCACCGCCGCCACCACCCGCCCGCTCGACGGCATCCGCCGCCTGCACCTGGACGCCGCCGATACCGACGCGCTCAGCGCCGCCGCGACGGGCGCCGCGGCGCTCTACAACTGCGCCAACCCGCCCTACCACCGCTGGGCCCGGGTCTGGCCGCCGCTCGCCGCGTCCCTGCTCACCGCCGCCGAACGCAGCGGCGCCGTGCTCGCCACCGTCTCCAACCTGTACGGCTACGGCGCGCCGGACGGGCCGATGGGCCCCGAGAGCCCGCTGCGGCCCAACTCGGTCAAGGGCGAGGTCCGCGCCGCGATGTGGCGCGAGGCGCTGGCCGCGCACGAGGCCGGGCGCGTCCGGGCCACCGAGGTGCGCGGCTCCGACTACCTCGGCCGCGGCGTCACCGGCGCGCTGGACGGCCGGGCCTTCGGGCGCGCGCTGGCCGGCCGCACCGTCCAGGTCCTCGGCGACCCGGACGCCCCGCACAGCTGGACCGCGCCCGAGGACGCCGCCCGGCTGCTGATCACCGCCGCCGCCGACCGGCGCGCCTGGGGCCGGGCCTGGCACGTGCCCTCCAACCCGCCGCGCAGCCAGCGCCAGGTCGTCGCCGACCTCTGCGCGGCGGCGGGCCGGCCCGCCCCGGCGGTCACCGCGATCCCGCGCCCGGTGCTGGCCCTGCTCGGGCTGGCCAGCCCGGTGATCCGCGCCGTCCGCGAGACGGCGTACCAGTTCGAGCGGCCGTTCGTCGTCGACGACACCGCGACCCGGGAGGCCTTCGGGCTGGCGCCGGTGCCGTGGGAGCGGATCGTCGCGGAGCTGGTGCCGTGA
- a CDS encoding lysylphosphatidylglycerol synthase transmembrane domain-containing protein, translated as MTGTAELNVDEGPRRPATDGSAERPVDLRNRVRDAHHTGEATVAAQLPPDDGPDRPDTPDRPPEPDDGPPAEEPAGEYLAVDEPLLAPRAHRPSDLLKFLGGLFLIILVFVLAQVAVSTTTGIEKDITVNADRIPGVLSKISALVSSIAVLTVPLAFAVERLIKRDGLRVADGVLASVLAYGVSLGVDWWVAASAPEEIRNALTQFPPGGGETLTDPVHGYLAPVIAYMTAVGMSSRPRWRVALWVVVILSGAAELINGNTTPLSLVLTVLIGWSVAYGTLYAIGSPNIRPTGQHLMIGLRKVGFVPSAAHLAPPAPGGTRRYLVTQQTGPLLDVHIIDREQQASGFFYRAWRRLRLRSVAVRRSPQSLRQALEQEALIAYAAAASGARAPQLVATSELGPDAAILVYENVAGRTLDDLADEEVTDAVMASFWASVSTLHERRIAHRRLTGESLLVVDERTGCLVNLSGGDIAAGDLTLRIDVAQLLTTFALRIGPERAVAVATDVLGPTRIAEALPLLQPVGLSRQTRGDLQRMTKERKTAAQALALKQVAAGERTQQQAEEDIAQAGEDLLARIRAQILQIAPEAPLAPAKLERLKPKTLIMVVALTFAAYLALTTIRPDQFKVSQMNWAWASVALAASASSYVAAAMSLTGFVPEKLPFWRTVAAQLAGSFVKLVAPAAVGGIALNTRYLQKAGIRPVQAVASVGASQLAGLGGHLMLLFAFGLITGSQTNGDLGASRAVIIGVLSAAVLALVVAAVAPLRRFVVTRVRSLLFGVIPRMLDLMQTPRKLVTGFGGILLLTLSFTACLDASVHAFGGGANVTYAAVAVVFLTANAAGSAVPTPGGIGPVEIALITALTVAGVPATAATPAVFLYRLLTFWLPVLPGWIAYNILQRKNAL; from the coding sequence ATGACCGGGACGGCCGAATTGAACGTGGACGAGGGCCCTCGGCGGCCCGCCACCGACGGTTCCGCCGAACGGCCGGTCGACCTGCGCAACCGGGTACGGGACGCGCACCACACGGGGGAGGCAACGGTGGCCGCACAGCTGCCGCCGGACGACGGCCCGGACCGTCCGGACACACCGGACCGTCCGCCGGAGCCGGACGACGGACCACCGGCCGAGGAGCCGGCCGGCGAGTACCTGGCCGTCGACGAGCCGCTGCTCGCCCCGCGCGCGCACCGGCCGTCCGACCTGCTGAAGTTCCTGGGCGGACTGTTCCTGATCATCCTGGTGTTCGTGCTGGCGCAGGTGGCGGTCTCCACCACCACCGGCATCGAGAAGGACATCACGGTCAACGCCGACCGGATCCCCGGCGTGCTGTCCAAGATCTCCGCCCTGGTCTCCTCCATCGCGGTGCTCACCGTGCCGCTGGCGTTCGCCGTCGAGCGGCTGATCAAGCGCGACGGCCTGCGGGTCGCCGACGGCGTGCTCGCCTCGGTGCTGGCGTACGGCGTCTCGCTGGGCGTCGACTGGTGGGTGGCGGCCAGCGCGCCCGAGGAGATCCGCAACGCGCTGACCCAGTTCCCGCCGGGCGGCGGCGAGACGCTCACCGACCCGGTGCACGGCTACCTGGCGCCGGTGATCGCCTACATGACGGCGGTCGGCATGTCGAGCCGGCCGCGCTGGCGGGTCGCCCTCTGGGTGGTGGTGATCCTCTCCGGCGCGGCCGAACTGATCAACGGCAACACCACCCCGCTGTCCCTGGTGCTGACCGTGCTGATCGGCTGGTCGGTGGCGTACGGCACGCTGTACGCGATCGGCTCGCCGAACATCCGCCCCACCGGGCAGCACCTGATGATCGGCCTGCGCAAGGTCGGCTTCGTCCCGTCCGCCGCGCACCTGGCCCCGCCCGCGCCCGGCGGCACCCGCCGCTACCTGGTCACCCAGCAGACCGGCCCGCTGCTCGACGTCCACATCATCGACCGCGAGCAGCAGGCCTCCGGCTTCTTCTACCGCGCCTGGCGGCGGCTGCGGCTGCGCTCGGTCGCGGTCCGCCGCAGCCCCCAGTCGCTGCGCCAGGCGCTGGAGCAGGAGGCGCTGATCGCGTACGCGGCGGCCGCCTCCGGGGCCCGCGCCCCGCAGCTGGTCGCCACCTCCGAGCTGGGCCCGGACGCCGCGATCCTGGTGTACGAGAACGTGGCCGGCCGGACGCTGGACGACCTCGCCGACGAGGAGGTCACCGACGCGGTGATGGCCTCGTTCTGGGCCTCCGTCTCCACCCTGCACGAGCGCCGGATCGCGCACCGCCGGCTCACCGGCGAGTCCCTGCTGGTGGTCGACGAGCGCACCGGCTGCCTGGTCAACCTCTCCGGCGGCGACATCGCGGCCGGCGACCTGACCCTGCGCATCGACGTCGCCCAGCTGCTCACCACCTTCGCCCTGCGGATCGGCCCGGAGCGCGCGGTGGCCGTCGCCACCGACGTCCTCGGCCCGACCCGGATCGCCGAGGCGCTGCCGCTGCTGCAGCCCGTCGGCCTGAGCCGGCAGACCCGCGGCGACCTCCAGCGGATGACCAAGGAGCGGAAGACCGCCGCCCAGGCGCTCGCCCTCAAGCAGGTCGCCGCGGGCGAGCGCACCCAGCAGCAGGCCGAGGAGGACATCGCCCAGGCCGGCGAGGACCTGCTCGCCAGGATCCGCGCCCAGATCCTGCAGATCGCCCCCGAGGCCCCGCTGGCCCCCGCCAAGCTGGAGCGGCTCAAGCCCAAGACGCTGATCATGGTGGTGGCGCTCACCTTCGCCGCCTACCTGGCCCTGACCACCATCCGGCCGGACCAGTTCAAGGTCTCCCAGATGAACTGGGCCTGGGCCTCGGTCGCGCTGGCCGCCTCGGCGTCCTCGTACGTGGCCGCCGCGATGAGCCTGACCGGCTTCGTCCCGGAGAAGCTCCCGTTCTGGCGCACGGTGGCCGCCCAGCTGGCCGGCTCCTTCGTCAAGCTGGTCGCCCCCGCGGCGGTCGGCGGCATCGCCCTGAACACCCGCTACCTGCAGAAGGCCGGCATCCGCCCGGTCCAGGCCGTCGCCTCGGTCGGCGCCTCCCAGCTGGCCGGGCTCGGCGGCCACCTGATGCTGCTGTTCGCCTTCGGCCTGATCACCGGCTCGCAGACCAACGGGGACCTCGGCGCGTCCCGGGCCGTCATCATCGGCGTGCTCAGCGCCGCCGTGCTGGCCCTGGTGGTGGCCGCGGTCGCCCCGCTGCGCCGCTTCGTGGTGACCCGGGTCCGCTCGCTGCTGTTCGGCGTTATCCCGCGGATGCTCGACCTGATGCAGACCCCCCGCAAGCTGGTCACCGGCTTCGGCGGCATCCTCCTGCTGACGCTCTCCTTCACCGCCTGCCTAGACGCCTCGGTGCACGCCTTCGGCGGCGGCGCCAACGTCACCTACGCGGCCGTCGCGGTGGTCTTCCTCACCGCCAACGCGGCCGGCTCCGCCGTCCCCACCCCCGGCGGCATCGGCCCGGTCGAGATCGCCCTGATCACCGCCCTCACCGTCGCCGGCGTCCCCGCGACGGCCGCCACCCCGGCGGTCTTCCTCTACCGCCTGCTCACCTTCTGGCTCCCGGTCCTGCCGGGCTGGATCGCCTACAACATCCTCCAGCGCAAGAACGCCCTCTAG
- a CDS encoding MGMT family protein yields MTDSEDVPAIPPYAEAVLDLAERIPPGKVMTYGDVAEYLGRGGPRQVGRVMALYGAPVPWWRVIRADGRPLPGHEHRALPEYRSEGTPLRSVAGEPRVDLRAARWDGTP; encoded by the coding sequence ATGACCGACTCCGAGGACGTTCCCGCGATCCCGCCGTACGCCGAGGCGGTGCTCGACCTCGCCGAGCGCATCCCGCCCGGGAAGGTGATGACGTACGGGGACGTCGCCGAGTACCTGGGCCGCGGCGGGCCCCGGCAGGTCGGCCGGGTGATGGCCCTCTACGGGGCGCCGGTGCCCTGGTGGCGGGTGATCCGGGCGGACGGGCGGCCGCTGCCCGGCCACGAGCACCGCGCGCTGCCCGAGTACCGCTCCGAGGGCACCCCGCTGCGCAGCGTGGCCGGCGAGCCGCGGGTCGACCTGCGGGCCGCCCGCTGGGACGGCACCCCCTGA
- a CDS encoding ATP-dependent DNA helicase, with protein MTSPFRLVRSPLAQPDPPQLDEFQQAVVGHASGPLLVLAGPGTGKTTTLVEAVARRVADGTAPDRVLVLTFSRKAAMELRDRMTARIGATAPQATTFHSFCYALLRAHQPPAEYAEPLRLLSGPEQDVMVRELLAGGAEDAAAGTATIRWPLDLRACLTTRGFADEVRAVLARSRELGLGEQELERFAQGVERPDWAAAAHFLAEYLDVLDLRGVLDYAELVHRAVLLAGRADVRADLRGRYDAVFVDEYQDTDPAQVRLLRHLAGDGRDLVAVGDPDQSIYAFRGADVNGILEFPDAFRRADGRPADVRVLRRSRRSGAVLLAASRELARRMPMGRLPADKLAAHRALLPTREGGAVEVYTYPTPGAELDSVADLLRRAHLEDGVPWGEMAVLVRAGSRTIPAVRRALAAAGVPLEIDGDDLPLREESAVVPLLLALRVCAEGPGALTADLAHTLLTGPLAALDGSDLRRLGRTLREEERRALAAEGAPGVVRPAEELIREALDHPDQLALVDAPYARRAHELGMLLRKVRELLAGGASAEDALWELWDGSRRWRERLERAALRGGPAGRNADRDLDALCALFETAARAEERVSGHRGALDLLAEVEAQDIAADTLHVRAVRPDAVRLMTAHRSKGLEWRLVVVAGVQEGLWPDLRRRGSLLEADRIGRDGLAEPLSPAALLAEERRLFYVAATRAKERLVVTAVKAPAEDGDEPSRFLRELYRETLDPRTGKVLERTPRVKVADVASRPRRPLSVPALVAELRAVTVDPARSPQLRRAAAERLATLAAALDEDGRPLVPAAHPDQWWGLDDPTAAPQPLREPEQPVRLSGSGLEQLESCTLQWFLEKDVRAGTTASAAQGFGNVVHALADEVGSGRTPADLAVLMERLDTVWDALAFDAPWKSTQEKGEARAALERFLRWHVLERERATVATEHGFDLTLDVGGVAVRIRGSMDRVETDAAGRAYVVDFKTGKQVPTDKSMPEHRQLAVYQLAVARGALDPLPGFEDGATPGGAELVQLRTPDKKDPEAPKVQRQLPEESTPWIEDLLVETAGKVLAERFTPTPGERCGRCAFRGSCSAQRDGRHVVD; from the coding sequence GTGACCTCACCGTTCCGCCTGGTGCGCAGCCCCCTGGCCCAGCCCGACCCGCCGCAGCTGGACGAGTTCCAGCAGGCGGTGGTCGGGCACGCCTCGGGGCCGCTGCTGGTGCTCGCGGGCCCCGGCACGGGCAAGACCACCACCCTGGTCGAGGCGGTCGCCCGGCGGGTCGCCGACGGCACCGCGCCCGACCGCGTCCTGGTGCTGACCTTCAGCCGCAAGGCCGCGATGGAGCTGCGCGACCGGATGACCGCCCGGATCGGCGCCACCGCCCCGCAGGCCACCACCTTCCACTCGTTCTGCTACGCCCTGCTGCGCGCCCACCAGCCGCCCGCGGAGTACGCCGAGCCGCTGCGCCTGCTGTCCGGCCCCGAGCAGGACGTGATGGTCCGCGAACTGCTGGCCGGCGGCGCCGAGGACGCCGCGGCGGGCACCGCCACCATCCGCTGGCCGCTGGACCTGCGGGCCTGCCTGACCACCCGCGGCTTCGCCGACGAGGTGCGCGCCGTGCTCGCCCGCAGCCGCGAACTCGGCCTCGGCGAACAGGAGCTGGAGCGCTTCGCGCAGGGCGTCGAGCGCCCCGACTGGGCCGCCGCCGCGCACTTCCTCGCCGAGTACCTGGACGTGCTGGACCTGCGCGGAGTCCTCGACTACGCCGAACTCGTCCACCGCGCCGTGCTGCTCGCCGGCCGGGCGGACGTCCGGGCCGACCTGCGCGGACGCTACGACGCGGTGTTCGTCGACGAGTACCAGGACACCGACCCCGCGCAGGTCCGGCTGCTGCGGCACCTGGCCGGCGACGGGCGGGACCTGGTCGCCGTCGGCGACCCCGACCAGTCGATCTACGCCTTCCGCGGCGCCGACGTGAACGGCATCCTGGAGTTCCCCGACGCCTTCCGGCGCGCCGACGGCCGCCCCGCCGACGTCCGGGTGCTGCGCCGCTCCCGGCGCTCCGGCGCGGTGCTGCTGGCCGCCTCCCGCGAGCTGGCCCGCCGGATGCCGATGGGCCGGCTGCCCGCCGACAAGCTCGCCGCGCACCGCGCCCTGCTGCCCACCCGGGAGGGCGGCGCCGTCGAGGTGTACACCTATCCGACGCCCGGCGCCGAACTCGACTCGGTCGCCGACCTGCTGCGCCGCGCCCACCTGGAGGACGGCGTCCCCTGGGGCGAGATGGCCGTGCTGGTCCGGGCCGGCTCCCGGACCATACCGGCGGTGCGCCGCGCGCTGGCCGCCGCCGGCGTCCCGCTGGAGATCGACGGCGACGACCTGCCGCTGCGCGAGGAGAGCGCCGTCGTCCCGCTGCTGCTCGCCCTGCGGGTGTGCGCCGAGGGCCCCGGCGCGCTCACCGCCGACCTCGCGCACACCCTGCTCACCGGCCCGCTCGCCGCCCTCGACGGCTCCGACCTGCGCCGCCTCGGCCGCACCCTGCGCGAGGAGGAGCGCCGCGCGCTCGCCGCCGAGGGCGCCCCCGGGGTGGTCCGCCCCGCCGAGGAGCTGATCCGCGAGGCCCTCGACCACCCCGACCAGCTCGCCCTGGTGGACGCCCCCTACGCCCGCCGCGCCCACGAGCTCGGCATGCTGCTGCGCAAGGTCCGCGAACTGCTGGCCGGCGGCGCGAGCGCCGAGGACGCGCTGTGGGAGCTGTGGGACGGCTCCCGGCGCTGGCGCGAACGCCTGGAGCGGGCCGCGCTGCGCGGCGGCCCCGCCGGGCGCAACGCCGACCGGGACCTGGACGCGCTGTGCGCCCTGTTCGAGACCGCCGCCCGCGCCGAGGAGCGGGTCAGCGGCCACCGCGGCGCCCTCGACCTGCTCGCCGAGGTCGAGGCCCAGGACATCGCCGCCGACACCCTGCACGTGCGCGCCGTGCGCCCCGACGCCGTCCGGCTGATGACCGCGCACCGCTCCAAGGGCCTGGAGTGGCGCCTGGTCGTCGTGGCCGGCGTCCAGGAGGGCCTGTGGCCCGACCTGCGCCGCCGCGGCTCGCTGCTGGAGGCCGACCGGATCGGCCGCGACGGCCTGGCCGAACCGCTCTCCCCGGCCGCGCTGCTCGCCGAGGAGCGCCGGCTGTTCTACGTCGCCGCGACCCGCGCCAAGGAGCGCCTGGTGGTCACCGCCGTCAAGGCCCCCGCCGAGGACGGCGACGAACCCTCCCGGTTCCTGCGCGAGCTCTACCGCGAGACCCTCGACCCCCGCACCGGCAAGGTGCTGGAGCGCACCCCCCGGGTCAAGGTCGCCGACGTCGCCTCCCGGCCGCGCCGCCCGCTGTCGGTGCCCGCGCTGGTCGCCGAACTGCGCGCCGTCACCGTCGACCCGGCCCGCTCCCCGCAGCTGCGCCGGGCCGCCGCCGAGCGCCTGGCCACCCTCGCCGCCGCCCTCGACGAGGACGGCCGCCCGCTCGTCCCCGCCGCCCACCCCGACCAGTGGTGGGGCCTGGACGACCCCACCGCCGCCCCGCAGCCGCTGCGCGAGCCCGAGCAGCCCGTCCGGCTCTCCGGCAGCGGCCTGGAGCAGCTGGAGTCCTGCACGCTCCAGTGGTTCCTGGAGAAGGACGTCCGGGCGGGCACCACCGCCTCCGCCGCCCAGGGCTTCGGCAACGTGGTGCACGCCCTCGCCGACGAGGTCGGCTCCGGCCGCACCCCCGCCGACCTGGCCGTCCTGATGGAGCGGCTGGACACCGTCTGGGACGCCCTCGCCTTCGACGCGCCGTGGAAGTCCACCCAGGAGAAGGGCGAGGCCCGGGCCGCCCTGGAGCGCTTCCTGCGCTGGCACGTGCTGGAGCGCGAGCGCGCCACCGTCGCCACCGAGCACGGCTTCGACCTGACGCTGGACGTCGGCGGCGTCGCGGTCCGCATCCGCGGCTCGATGGACCGGGTCGAGACCGACGCCGCGGGCCGGGCGTACGTCGTCGACTTCAAGACCGGCAAGCAGGTCCCGACCGACAAGTCGATGCCCGAGCACCGCCAGCTCGCCGTCTACCAGCTCGCGGTCGCCCGCGGCGCGCTCGACCCGCTGCCCGGCTTCGAGGACGGCGCCACCCCCGGCGGGGCCGAGCTGGTCCAGTTGCGCACCCCGGACAAGAAGGACCCCGAGGCCCCCAAGGTGCAGCGGCAGCTGCCCGAGGAGAGCACCCCCTGGATCGAGGACCTGCTGGTGGAGACCGCCGGGAAGGTGCTCGCCGAGCGGTTCACCCCCACCCCGGGCGAGCGCTGCGGGCGCTGCGCCTTCCGCGGCAGCTGCTCCGCGCAGCGGGACGGCCGGCATGTCGTCGACTGA